The stretch of DNA GGCGGGCTGGACGCGAGCACGACCAACGGCGGCGTGGAAGCGGAACTCGAGGCGCTCAACGCCGATGGCGTGCAGATGGAATGCACGAACGGAGGCCTGCGGCTGCGGCTGCCGCGGGACGCCCGTGCCGACGTGAGCGCGCGCATCACGAACGGCGGCATCAGCGTCGAGGGCATCCAGCTCGAAACGATCGGCGAGCAGTCGAGACGCCGGCTCGAAGGGCGCCTGAACGGCGGCGGGGCGCGCATCCGCCTGGAAGGCACGAACGGCGGCATCCGGATACACGGGAAGTAAGGCTCCCCGCGGAACGCGCAGCAGGCGCAGAATCAGCCGGGTTTTCTGCGCCGTCGGCGACGGGCAGCTCGACCGTGGTAAGATTCCCATGCCCCGTCGAGGAGCCCGCTGAATGGAACGCTGCCCTGCGTGCGGCTCGTCTCGCGTTTATCCGTCCCGACGCCGGTCGGCCGGGGAACGGTTGCGCCATCTGCTGACCGGCAAGCAGCCGTATCGCTGCCACCAGTGCGAATGGCGCGGCTGGGCAGCCGTGACGCTGCGCCCGCGCGACCGCGACGAGACGCTCCCGGACGAACTGCGCACCTCCGGCCCTCACGCCACCGTCAAGCCTGCGGAGCTGGATCAGCTCGACCCCCGTTAGCCGGCCTGCCCGTTTCGCCCCGGTTTCGACTCGGCAAACCACGGACCGAAGGCTGGTAACATACGGCCAACCGTGCAAGCCACCCTTGGTCACTACCGCGTCGTCGAGCAGATCGGCTCGGGGGGCATGGGGGTCGTTTACCGCGCGCGCGACCAGCGGTTGGAGCGCGATGTTGCGATCAAGGTTCTGGCGAAAGACCGCCTGTCGGACGAGGAATCACGGCGCCAGTTCCGGCGCGAGGCGCTCGCGCTTTCGAAGCTGAATCACCCGAACATCGCGACCATCCACGATTTCAACACCATCGACGGCGTCGACGTGCTCGTGATGGAGCACATCCCTGGCCGGAACCTCGACGCGCTCGTGGAAGACGGGCCGCTGTCCGAACGCGAGGTCGCACGTCTCGGCCAGCAGCTGCTGGCCGCTCTCGAGGCAGCGCACCAGCACGGGGTCATTCACCGCGATCTGAAGCCGGGCAACGTCCGCATCACGCCGGACGGCCTGCTGAAGGTACTGGATTTCGGGCTGGCGCGCGCGCTGCAGCTCGACGCGGAGGCGACCACCGACAGCGTGACCGGCGAGGCGTTCGCCGGGACGCTGCCCTACATGGCGCCCGAGCAGCTGCGGGGCGATCGCATTGATGCGCGAACCGACGTGTACGCGGTGGGCGCGGTGCTCTACGAGCTGGCGACCGGCACGCGCGTGCACGCGGGCCTGTCCGGCGCGCGACTGATGGGCGCGATCCTGGACGACGCGCCGGTTTCGCCACGGGCGCTCAACCCGCGCGTGTCGCAGGATCTCGAGCAGGCGCTCTGCAAGGCGCTCGACAAAGATCCGCAGCTGCGGTACCAGAGCGCGCGCGAGCTGAGGGTAGACCTTGAGCGGCTGCTGGCGCCGGCCAGGAGCGGCACCGCGATTCCGGCGGCCGCCGCGCGCCCGCCGTTCTCGTCGAGGCGTCGGGCCCTGGTCGGCGCGTTTGTCGTCGCAACCCTCGCCGTCACGGGCTGGCTTGCCTACCGCGAGTGGCCGCGGGCCGCCCCCGGACAGCCTCGCGGGTGGATCCTCGTCGCCGACTTCGAGAACGGCACGGGAGACGAGGAGCTGGCGGGCGTGATCCGGGACGGGTTGACCATTCAGCTCCAGCAGTCGCGCTACCTCCACGTGCTCTCGCGCGAGCAGGTCTTCGATGCGTTGCGCCGCATGGAACGCGTGGGCGCGGCCAGCCTCGACGCGGCGACGGCGCTGGAGCTGGCGCAACGCGAGGCCATCCCCTTGTTGCTCACGGGCACCGCGTACACACGCGGCGATGCGACGTGGATCGCCGTGCAGGGCACCGACACGGTCCGGCACGCCGCCCTCTTCACCGAGACGACGCAGTTCCGCAGCGAGAGCGAGCTGTTCGACAGGCTCGACAGGCTCGCTTCGCGCGTGCGCGAGCACCTGGGCGAATCGCTGAGCGGCATCGCGCAAGACAACCAGCCGCTCGCGAAAGTGACGACGCGGTCGCTCGACGCGCTGAAACTGTATTCGCGCGCGTCCGAGAAGCTCGTCGCCGGCGACGCCGACGCGGCGCTGCCGCAGCTCCAGGCCGCGCTCGACGTGGATCCGAAATTTGCGATGGCGCACATGCTGATCGCACGCGTGTACGAGACCCTCGGCAACCCCGACAGGGAGCGCCAGCACCTGGCCCGCGCATACGAGTTCAAGGAGAGCCTCACCCACCGGGAGCGCCGCCGCGTAGAGGGCAGCTATCACATCGGACGCGGCGAGTACGAAAAGGCCGTGACGAGCCTGACCGCGCTCGTGAATCTGTATCCGTCGGACGTCGAGGCGCGGTACGAGCTGGCGCTCGCGCACCGGAACGAAGGCGAATGGTCGAAGGCCATCGACGAATTGGAAGCGACGATCGCCGCCGACCCATACGTGACGGTCGCTTACGGGGATCTGATGCTGTTCCTCGCGCGGGTGGGTCATCACCAGCGCGCGCGCGCGGTGTACGAACAGGCCCTGCAGCGCAACGCGAGCGGTCCGAAGCTGGATTGGGCGTACGGGATGGTGCTGTTAGGCGAGGGGCGCCCGGACTCCGCGCGCGATCAGTTCAGAAAGCTCGAACGGAGCGAGGTCTACGCGGGCATCGCCCGGCTGTACCTGGCAAGCTCGGACCTGTTGGAAGGACGCGTGCGGGCGGCGACCGAACTCCTGCAGGCAGGCGTGCTCCTCGACCGCAGGTCAAACAACGTCCTGGCCGAATTCATGCGCGGCAACCTGCTGGTCCGCACGCTGGCGCTCGCGGGGCGCCGCGCCGACGCGCGCATGCACCTGGACACGATGTTGAAGGCGGGTGGCCAGCTGGGCCCCAATGAGTTGCGAATCGGGGGTACGCTCCTCGCCGAGTTCGGCGACCTGCCGCAGGCGAGATCGATCCTCCGCATGCTCGATCGCATCCGCCGCGAGGCCCCGAGCCGGTTCGCCGACAGCTGCTACGAGAACCTCACGGGCGAGATCGCGCTCGCGGAAGGACGTGTCGACGATGCGGTGATCGCGTTTACCGCCGCGGCCGCGCACTACAGGCGCGCACTCACCTCCCGGGCGCTGGCACGAACGCATATGGCCCGTCGCGACTGGCCGCGCGCGCGAGGCGCGTGGCGAGAGGCGCTGGCGTTCAGCGGAGACATCCTGCAGGAGGGATTTGCGGCAGACGTGGCGACGGCCCACCTGGAACTCGCACGGGCCAGCCGCCACGCGGGCGATGTTTCGGAAGCGCGAGCGGAGTACGATCGGTTCCTGGCGATGTGGACACAGGGCCACCACCTGCCTCTCGTCCGCGAAGCCGTCGCCGAGCGCC from Acidobacteriota bacterium encodes:
- a CDS encoding protein kinase; this encodes MQATLGHYRVVEQIGSGGMGVVYRARDQRLERDVAIKVLAKDRLSDEESRRQFRREALALSKLNHPNIATIHDFNTIDGVDVLVMEHIPGRNLDALVEDGPLSEREVARLGQQLLAALEAAHQHGVIHRDLKPGNVRITPDGLLKVLDFGLARALQLDAEATTDSVTGEAFAGTLPYMAPEQLRGDRIDARTDVYAVGAVLYELATGTRVHAGLSGARLMGAILDDAPVSPRALNPRVSQDLEQALCKALDKDPQLRYQSARELRVDLERLLAPARSGTAIPAAAARPPFSSRRRALVGAFVVATLAVTGWLAYREWPRAAPGQPRGWILVADFENGTGDEELAGVIRDGLTIQLQQSRYLHVLSREQVFDALRRMERVGAASLDAATALELAQREAIPLLLTGTAYTRGDATWIAVQGTDTVRHAALFTETTQFRSESELFDRLDRLASRVREHLGESLSGIAQDNQPLAKVTTRSLDALKLYSRASEKLVAGDADAALPQLQAALDVDPKFAMAHMLIARVYETLGNPDRERQHLARAYEFKESLTHRERRRVEGSYHIGRGEYEKAVTSLTALVNLYPSDVEARYELALAHRNEGEWSKAIDELEATIAADPYVTVAYGDLMLFLARVGHHQRARAVYEQALQRNASGPKLDWAYGMVLLGEGRPDSARDQFRKLERSEVYAGIARLYLASSDLLEGRVRAATELLQAGVLLDRRSNNVLAEFMRGNLLVRTLALAGRRADARMHLDTMLKAGGQLGPNELRIGGTLLAEFGDLPQARSILRMLDRIRREAPSRFADSCYENLTGEIALAEGRVDDAVIAFTAAAAHYRRALTSRALARTHMARRDWPRARGAWREALAFSGDILQEGFAADVATAHLELARASRHAGDVSEARAEYDRFLAMWTQGHHLPLVREAVAERRALDASAQ